The sequence AAAACAGAGTGGCAGAGTTTGCAACTCAAGTAGATATACCCTTTATTTCAAAGGCCAATAAGCCTAGAAGAAGTCCTTTTAAAAGGGCAATGGAGTTACTTCAAAGTACAAAAGCTGAAACTGCAGTAATTGGAGATCAGATTTTTACAGATGTACTAGGTGGTAATAGGACAGGGCTTTTTACTGTGTTGGTGATACCCATAAACCCTAAGGAGTTCATAGGCACTAAGATTGTAAGACAGTGTGAAAAGATAGTTTTACGCCATTTAGCTAAAAAAGGGCGTATTCCTTCATAAAAATATGAATAAAATGACACCCCTTTGAATAGAATATCTCAAAGGAGGTGTCTTTTTATGGAAAACACAAAAATTGTTACTGTTTTTAGAAAGGTACAGTGGGATAATTTTGATATCCTGAAAATTATTAAGGAAGCTGTGGAAGAGGCGAGAAGTGAGCAACCAGAGGTAGCCCAGTTAAAGCTAGGAGATATAGGGATGAAGAGATTTGAAAACCACGTACAATTAAACCTATACTTTGTGGACCCTCCTAGGAAAGAAGAAGCTGCCCAAGAAGAACTTGAAGAAGTAAGTTCGTAGGCTTTAAGTAAGTAGTTTACTTAAAATCATATTATATTTACAAAATCTAACCCCGGTAACGGGGTTTTTTGTTGTTGAACTAATGAAACATAAGTAATAATAACCTTTTGTTTAAAGGTTTTTATTACTTATGTTAAAATAAGGTAACAAAACTCATAAGGAGAGTCGAAAATATGAACAAATATTGTCTGATAGGCTATCCCATAGAACATAGTCTTTCACCTAAGATGCACAATAAGTGGTTTCACCGCTATGGCATCCATGCCCATTATAAATTAGAAGAGGTGAGGCCAAGGGAACTTGAAACCAAAATCCGCTACCTAACAAAAAACTACAGTGGTTTCAACGTCACATACCCTCTAAAAAAAGAGATAACCCCATACCTAGATTGGATTTCACGGGAGGCAAAGGACCTAAAAAGTGTTAATACTGTGACTGTAGAAGAGGGGAAGCTGCTGGGCTACAATACAGATGTTTTCGGAATAAAGCAAGTCATTGGAAAGATACAAAATGACCACTGCTACATTTTAGGCAATGGCAACATGGCAAAGACTGTTATTCATAGTATAAATTCAAGGGATATCACAGTGGTATGTAGAGATATAGATAAGGCAAAGAGGGACTTAGAAAAAGACCATATTAACTATATAACATACCATGAATTTAAAGAGCACCAGATAAGCCATAAACTAATCATCAATACCCTTCCTCTAACATTAGATATAGGTGAAATTTTGCTTGGCAAATATGAGAATACCTTGCTGGACTGTAACTATAAAGTGAGAAATAATTACAATATCAGGGTATACCTTGACGGCTTAGAAATCTTAATACATCAAGGAGCAGAAGCATTTAGAATATGGACAGGGAAGACTCCTGTCGTTGATGGAATATTGGATTAGTCAAAGGTATTTTTTGTGGTTTTAATATCTTAACTAAAATTAATAAATAAAAAAAAGGAAAATTGACAGAATCTGTAGAATTTTAGCAATAAAGGAGGTGCTAAACCATGGAAACCTTTAAAACATCGGAGAAAATCAAAGAGATAATCCAAAGGGCTTACAACCAAAACGCCAGCGATATACACCTACACCCCGAAGTAGGTAAATACCTACTAAAGTATCGTATTGATGGCTTACTTGTGGACATACAAGAGTTAAATATAGAAGAAACCGCCCTCCTTATAAGCAGTATCAAGGTAATGAGCAAGCTAGACATAGCACAAAAGCGAATACCCCAAGATGGAAGTTTTAAGATGCCATTAAAATCAGCTAATGTTGACCTAAGGGTTTCCACTGTTAATACAATAAAGGGTGAAAAAATTGTCCTTAGGCTATTTAGGGAGAACCCTTCCATCAAAACCTTTAAAGAATTGGGGCTGAATCAAGGACAACAACAAATATTCAAAGAACTATTAAATATAAAAAGCGGCATGTTACTTGTGACAGGACCTACGGGTAGTGGAAAAACAACTACCCTTTACACAGCCCTTTCATATATAAAGGATAATACAAAAAACTATATAACCATCGAAGATCCCGTGGAATATCAACTAGATGATGTTACGCAAATCAATGTGGATGCAAAAATAGGCCTTGATTTCCCTAAAGTACTAAGAGCTGTGTTGCGACAAGACCCCGATGGTATACTGATAGGGGAAATTAGGGATAAAGAGACAGCAGAGATAGCAATAAGGGCATCTCTTACTGGCCACATTGTACTTACCACATTGCATACAGAGGATTGCCAATCTGCTATTTTAAGACTAGTGGATATGGGGATAGAAAGATATTTGCTTTCCGGTGCATTAAAGGGGATCATATCCCAACGTTTAGTAAGGGTTAGCTGTGGGTGTGAAGGCATAGATAAAGATTGTAGATGTAATGGTACTGGATATTTCAATCGTACAGGCATCTTTGAGC comes from Alkalicella caledoniensis and encodes:
- a CDS encoding GspE/PulE family protein; this encodes METFKTSEKIKEIIQRAYNQNASDIHLHPEVGKYLLKYRIDGLLVDIQELNIEETALLISSIKVMSKLDIAQKRIPQDGSFKMPLKSANVDLRVSTVNTIKGEKIVLRLFRENPSIKTFKELGLNQGQQQIFKELLNIKSGMLLVTGPTGSGKTTTLYTALSYIKDNTKNYITIEDPVEYQLDDVTQINVDAKIGLDFPKVLRAVLRQDPDGILIGEIRDKETAEIAIRASLTGHIVLTTLHTEDCQSAILRLVDMGIERYLLSGALKGIISQRLVRVSCGCEGIDKDCRCNGTGYFNRTGIFELLPVNDSMRTQIIEGKRNFKFKDLYLTLKEAGQEKVREGITDTKEIYRVIG
- a CDS encoding YqeG family HAD IIIA-type phosphatase, producing MIHISILNSLTPNLYLDTVYDLEIEKLKKNGINTIITDLDNTLVGWNDPRPDAKLVRWFENLQEAGFKIAIVSNNSENRVAEFATQVDIPFISKANKPRRSPFKRAMELLQSTKAETAVIGDQIFTDVLGGNRTGLFTVLVIPINPKEFIGTKIVRQCEKIVLRHLAKKGRIPS
- a CDS encoding shikimate dehydrogenase family protein, which translates into the protein MNKYCLIGYPIEHSLSPKMHNKWFHRYGIHAHYKLEEVRPRELETKIRYLTKNYSGFNVTYPLKKEITPYLDWISREAKDLKSVNTVTVEEGKLLGYNTDVFGIKQVIGKIQNDHCYILGNGNMAKTVIHSINSRDITVVCRDIDKAKRDLEKDHINYITYHEFKEHQISHKLIINTLPLTLDIGEILLGKYENTLLDCNYKVRNNYNIRVYLDGLEILIHQGAEAFRIWTGKTPVVDGILD